The Monomorium pharaonis isolate MP-MQ-018 chromosome 5, ASM1337386v2, whole genome shotgun sequence genome includes a window with the following:
- the LOC118645640 gene encoding fatty acid synthase-like isoform X2 yields MVVIIAFESGFVPPNINYTTPRNDIDALMNGTVCVVQEPIPLKNGYIGINSFGFGGANVHTLLKWNQKQKINNGLPNDDLPRLVILSGRTEESVKLFLNDVVNHPIDKEYIRLLHDIHADNIEGHPWRGFIILNNQQKNQ; encoded by the exons ATGGTG gtaATAATAGCATTCGAAAGCGGGTTTGTTCCTCCAAATATTAACTATACAACACCACGGAATGATATAGACGCCTTAATGAATGGAACTGTTTGTGTCGTCCAAGAACCGATTCCACTTAAGAACGGTTACATAGGTATCAATTCTTTTGGTTTCGGAGGAGCTAATGTTCATACATTGTTAAAGTGGAAtcaaaaacagaaaattaacAACGGTTTACCGAATGATGACTTGCCCAGACTTGTGATATTATCTGGACGTACTGAAGAATCTGTGAAGTTGTTTCTAAACGAC gTCGTTAATCATCCAATAGATAAAGAATACATCCGTTTATTACACGACATCCATGCAGACAATATAGAAGGTCACCCATGGAGaggatttattatacttaataatcAGCAAAAAAACCAATAA
- the LOC118645640 gene encoding fatty acid synthase-like isoform X1, with protein MAEILSSSQDLVKAICNVFCKNRKTPLMIGSVKSNLGHAEAASGITQIAKVIIAFESGFVPPNINYTTPRNDIDALMNGTVCVVQEPIPLKNGYIGINSFGFGGANVHTLLKWNQKQKINNGLPNDDLPRLVILSGRTEESVKLFLNDVVNHPIDKEYIRLLHDIHADNIEGHPWRGFIILNNQQKNQ; from the exons atggcggAGATATTGTCCTCGTCGCAAGACCTTGTCAAGGCTATCTGtaatgttttttgtaaaaatagaaaaactcCGTTAATGATTGGTTCTGTTAAATCTAATCTTGGCCATGCTGAAGCAGCAAGTGGCATCACTCAGATTGCTAAg gtaATAATAGCATTCGAAAGCGGGTTTGTTCCTCCAAATATTAACTATACAACACCACGGAATGATATAGACGCCTTAATGAATGGAACTGTTTGTGTCGTCCAAGAACCGATTCCACTTAAGAACGGTTACATAGGTATCAATTCTTTTGGTTTCGGAGGAGCTAATGTTCATACATTGTTAAAGTGGAAtcaaaaacagaaaattaacAACGGTTTACCGAATGATGACTTGCCCAGACTTGTGATATTATCTGGACGTACTGAAGAATCTGTGAAGTTGTTTCTAAACGAC gTCGTTAATCATCCAATAGATAAAGAATACATCCGTTTATTACACGACATCCATGCAGACAATATAGAAGGTCACCCATGGAGaggatttattatacttaataatcAGCAAAAAAACCAATAA